In one Methylobacterium sp. SyP6R genomic region, the following are encoded:
- the nikR gene encoding nickel-responsive transcriptional regulator NikR has translation MQRITVTLDPDLVAEVDRIAERRGYAGRSEAMRDLLRRGLAETRRALDPDLCCVATFTFVAEAGLRDLGQRLAAIQQQRHDLVIAQLQVPLDHDASLHTLLVRGRVREILDFADAVATQRGIRHDSLSIIPARIELGDHRHGPDPHASSPHPHEHIRT, from the coding sequence ATGCAGCGGATCACCGTCACCCTCGACCCGGACCTCGTGGCCGAGGTCGACCGGATCGCCGAACGGCGCGGCTATGCCGGCCGTTCGGAGGCGATGCGCGACCTTCTGCGGCGCGGCCTCGCCGAGACCCGCCGCGCGCTCGACCCCGACCTTTGTTGCGTGGCGACCTTCACCTTCGTCGCCGAGGCCGGCCTGCGCGACCTCGGCCAGCGCCTCGCCGCGATCCAGCAGCAGCGGCACGACCTCGTGATCGCGCAGCTCCAGGTCCCCCTCGACCACGATGCGAGCCTGCACACGCTCCTCGTCCGCGGCCGGGTGCGCGAGATCCTCGACTTCGCCGACGCGGTCGCGACCCAGCGCGGCATCCGCCACGACAGCCTCTCGATCATCCCGGCCCGGATCGAGCTCGGCGACCACCGCCACGGTCCGGATCCGCATGCCTCCAGCCCGCACCCCCACGAGCATATCCGGACGTGA
- the nikB gene encoding nickel ABC transporter permease subunit NikB — protein sequence MLRFAAARLALIPPMLLGVSLLVFTMLRLGPGDPALDYLRLSQVPPTDAAIADARAMLGLDRPFVVQYLDWLWHALHGDFGLSYATRRPVLPELLGYLPATLQLAGTALVVSLALSLPLGAWAAGHRGGWQDRLVRGVAVLGVSLPNFWIAFLLVATFSVSLGWLPATGSGTALHLVMPTLAIGLMSLSVNARLLRASMLEVAGARHVLYARLRGLPERAVTRRHVLRNALVPVVTATGMHVGELLGGALVVETIFSWPGIGRYAVSAIYDRDYPVIQCFTLVMTVVFVLCNLAVDLAYAWLDPRIRLAGDAA from the coding sequence ATGCTGCGCTTTGCCGCCGCCCGCCTGGCACTGATCCCCCCGATGCTGCTCGGCGTCTCGCTTCTCGTCTTCACCATGTTGCGGCTGGGGCCGGGCGACCCGGCGCTCGACTATCTGCGCCTGTCGCAGGTTCCGCCGACCGACGCGGCCATCGCCGATGCCCGGGCGATGCTCGGCCTCGATCGCCCCTTCGTCGTCCAGTACCTCGACTGGCTGTGGCACGCGCTGCACGGCGATTTCGGCCTCTCCTACGCCACGCGCCGGCCGGTACTGCCGGAGCTTCTCGGCTACCTGCCCGCCACGCTCCAGCTCGCCGGGACGGCACTCGTGGTCAGCCTCGCATTGAGCCTGCCGCTCGGCGCCTGGGCGGCCGGGCATCGCGGCGGGTGGCAGGACCGGCTGGTGCGCGGCGTCGCGGTGCTCGGGGTCTCGCTGCCGAATTTCTGGATCGCCTTCCTGCTCGTCGCCACCTTCTCGGTGTCCCTCGGCTGGCTGCCGGCAACGGGGAGCGGCACCGCGCTCCACCTCGTCATGCCGACGCTGGCGATCGGCCTGATGTCGCTCTCGGTCAATGCCCGGCTCCTGCGGGCGAGCATGCTGGAGGTGGCAGGCGCGCGTCACGTGCTCTATGCCCGCCTGCGCGGTCTTCCTGAGCGCGCCGTGACCCGCCGCCATGTCTTGCGCAACGCCCTCGTGCCCGTCGTCACGGCGACGGGGATGCATGTCGGCGAGCTACTGGGCGGCGCTCTGGTGGTCGAGACGATCTTCTCCTGGCCGGGCATCGGCCGCTACGCCGTCTCGGCGATCTACGATCGCGACTACCCGGTGATCCAGTGCTTCACCCTGGTGATGACGGTGGTGTTCGTCCTGTGCAACCTCGCGGTCGACCTCGCCTATGCCTGGCTCGATCCGCGCATCCGCCTCGCGGGAGACGCCGCGTGA
- the nikC gene encoding nickel ABC transporter permease subunit NikC, with protein MRISGLATARPGPVTVAGALAACFVLLALVGPLAAPHDPLAVDLAHRFEAPNLTHLLGTDHLGRDILSRLIAGARTTLGSVLVVLALVVALGLSVGGLAGMVGGRVDAGLMRLCDVFLTVPTFVLALFMIGALGTGLVNVVAAIVLSHWAWYARIVRGLVLELKTRDYVLAARIAGAPPLAIFAEHVLPGVVPPLAALATLDIGHMALHVAGLSFLGLGVQPPTPEWGVMINDGRPFFWTRPFLVVWPGLAIALSVLAFNRLGDALRDRLDPTLVAGRGL; from the coding sequence GTGAGGATCTCCGGCCTCGCCACCGCCCGCCCCGGGCCGGTCACCGTTGCGGGAGCGCTCGCCGCCTGCTTCGTGCTCCTCGCCCTCGTCGGACCGCTCGCGGCCCCCCACGATCCCCTGGCGGTCGATCTCGCCCATCGGTTCGAGGCGCCGAACCTCACGCATCTCCTCGGCACCGACCATCTCGGCCGCGACATCCTCTCGCGGCTGATCGCCGGGGCGCGCACCACCCTCGGCTCGGTCCTGGTCGTGCTCGCGCTTGTCGTGGCGCTCGGCCTCTCGGTCGGGGGGCTCGCCGGGATGGTGGGAGGACGGGTCGATGCCGGGCTGATGCGCCTGTGCGACGTCTTCCTCACCGTGCCGACCTTCGTGCTGGCCCTGTTCATGATCGGCGCGCTCGGCACCGGCCTCGTCAACGTGGTGGCGGCCATCGTGCTGTCGCACTGGGCCTGGTACGCGCGGATCGTGCGCGGCCTCGTCCTGGAGTTGAAGACCCGCGATTACGTGCTGGCGGCGCGGATCGCCGGCGCGCCGCCGCTCGCGATCTTCGCCGAGCACGTGCTGCCCGGCGTGGTGCCGCCGCTCGCCGCGCTCGCCACCCTCGATATCGGCCACATGGCGCTCCACGTCGCCGGGCTGTCCTTCCTCGGCCTCGGCGTGCAGCCGCCGACACCGGAATGGGGCGTGATGATCAACGACGGGCGCCCGTTCTTCTGGACCCGGCCGTTCCTCGTCGTCTGGCCGGGGCTCGCGATCGCCCTTTCGGTGCTGGCCTTCAATCGCCTCGGCGACGCCCTGCGCGACCGCCTCGACCCGACGCTCGTCGCGGGACGCGGACTGTGA
- a CDS encoding ATP-binding cassette domain-containing protein, whose protein sequence is MTALLTAEGLGKTYPGAGWRKAARPVLAGIDLALAVGECVALIGRSGSGKSTLARLLLGLEDADDGTVRFRGAPLGTLDRDGRRAFRAAVQMVLQDPLSAVNPRHSIGRIVAEPLRHLTGLSGPEREARAAEVLDMVGLDPAEAGRLPGQLSGGQVQRVGLARALATRPALVLLDEAISNLDAPRQVDILDRLSDLRRRHGTAFLLVTHDVRLARRFADRVVVLSEGRIVDMSACRSGLGRTCLTLSHPAACALVDAVLPATPKEIG, encoded by the coding sequence ATGACGGCGCTGCTGACGGCGGAAGGGCTCGGCAAGACCTATCCGGGCGCCGGCTGGCGGAAGGCGGCCCGACCGGTCCTGGCCGGGATCGACCTCGCCCTCGCGGTGGGGGAATGCGTCGCCCTGATCGGCCGCAGCGGCTCGGGCAAGAGCACGCTGGCCCGCCTGCTCCTCGGGCTGGAAGACGCCGATGACGGAACGGTTCGGTTTCGCGGCGCGCCCCTCGGCACGCTCGACCGCGACGGCCGGCGGGCCTTCCGCGCCGCGGTGCAGATGGTGCTCCAGGATCCGCTCTCGGCGGTGAATCCCCGGCACAGTATCGGGCGGATCGTCGCCGAGCCCCTGCGCCACCTGACCGGCCTGTCGGGCCCGGAGCGGGAGGCGCGGGCCGCGGAAGTCCTCGACATGGTCGGCCTCGACCCGGCCGAAGCCGGTCGGCTGCCCGGCCAGCTCTCCGGCGGCCAGGTGCAGCGGGTCGGACTCGCCCGGGCGCTCGCCACCCGGCCCGCCCTCGTGCTCCTCGACGAGGCGATCTCGAACCTCGACGCGCCGCGCCAGGTCGATATCCTCGACCGCCTCTCGGACCTGCGCCGCCGGCACGGGACCGCCTTCCTCCTCGTCACCCACGACGTGCGGCTGGCACGCCGCTTCGCCGACCGGGTCGTGGTGCTGAGCGAGGGGCGGATCGTCGATATGTCGGCCTGCAGGTCGGGTCTCGGCAGGACTTGCCTCACCCTGTCGCACCCGGCGGCGTGCGCCCTCGTGGATGCCGTCCTGCCCGCCACGCCCAAGGAGATCGGCTGA
- a CDS encoding ATP-binding cassette domain-containing protein: MSAQTLRIDGLRVETWRGRETRPLVRDVTLDLHEGEVLALVGASGSGKSLACAGLLGVLPPGTRQAGGRILLGGTEAKPEALRGRAVASVLQAPRTAFNPLRTLRDHAGETLAVAGIRGRAGREAMNEALAAVGLGEDPGVPDLYPFQMSGGMLQRAMIALALLSRAPFLVADEPTTDLDLVAQAGILDLLARLVRKHDLGLLIVTHDLGVVARLADRVAVMEEGRIVETGDVSRLFAEPAHPATRALLDAHRALHEVQA, translated from the coding sequence GTGAGCGCGCAGACGCTCCGGATCGACGGCCTTCGCGTCGAGACCTGGCGAGGGCGCGAGACACGACCTCTGGTGCGGGACGTGACCCTGGATCTGCACGAAGGCGAGGTCCTGGCCCTCGTCGGCGCCAGCGGGTCCGGCAAGTCGCTCGCCTGCGCCGGCCTCCTCGGGGTATTGCCGCCGGGCACGCGGCAGGCGGGCGGGCGCATCCTCCTCGGCGGGACGGAGGCGAAGCCGGAGGCCTTGCGCGGCCGGGCCGTCGCCAGCGTGCTCCAGGCGCCGCGCACCGCCTTCAACCCCCTGCGGACGCTTCGAGACCATGCCGGCGAGACCCTGGCGGTGGCGGGGATCCGCGGCCGGGCCGGGCGGGAGGCAATGAACGAGGCCCTAGCGGCGGTCGGGCTCGGCGAGGATCCGGGCGTGCCGGACCTCTATCCGTTCCAGATGTCGGGCGGGATGCTGCAGCGGGCGATGATCGCGCTGGCACTCCTTTCCCGGGCGCCCTTCCTCGTCGCCGACGAACCGACCACCGATCTCGACCTCGTCGCGCAGGCCGGCATCCTCGATCTCCTCGCTCGCCTCGTCCGCAAGCACGATCTGGGATTGCTGATCGTCACCCATGATCTCGGCGTCGTCGCCCGCCTCGCCGACCGGGTGGCGGTGATGGAGGAAGGCCGCATCGTCGAGACGGGCGATGTCTCCCGCCTGTTCGCAGAGCCGGCGCATCCGGCGACGCGGGCCCTCCTCGACGCCCATCGTGCGCTGCACGAGGTCCAGGCATGA